Proteins encoded by one window of Anaeromyxobacter diazotrophicus:
- a CDS encoding chemotaxis protein CheW codes for MSRALHVLFRVGAAEYALPAAEVLQMESYAGATPVPGAPAFVAGVVQVRGRVLPVLDLRARFGLAPAEPSLDRRLVVAQHRERPVALLVDSAREVLTLEADDFRPPPPMVSEEAEGLVKAVAQVGPRLVLMLDFPKLIGEEALDAAQQA; via the coding sequence GTGAGCCGCGCGCTGCACGTGCTGTTCCGGGTCGGCGCCGCCGAGTACGCGCTGCCCGCCGCCGAGGTGCTCCAGATGGAGTCGTACGCCGGCGCGACGCCCGTCCCCGGCGCGCCCGCCTTCGTGGCGGGGGTGGTGCAGGTACGAGGCCGGGTGCTGCCGGTGCTGGACCTGCGGGCGCGCTTCGGGCTCGCGCCGGCGGAGCCCTCGCTCGATCGCCGGCTCGTGGTGGCGCAGCACCGGGAGCGCCCGGTGGCGCTGCTCGTCGACAGCGCGCGCGAGGTCCTGACGCTGGAGGCGGACGACTTCCGGCCGCCGCCGCCCATGGTGTCCGAGGAGGCCGAGGGCCTCGTCAAGGCGGTGGCGCAGGTCGGCCCCCGCCTCGTCCTGATGCTCGATTTCCCGAAGCTCATCGGTGAGGAGGCGCTCGATGCCGCGCAGCAGGCCTGA